Proteins from a genomic interval of Pararge aegeria chromosome 26, ilParAegt1.1, whole genome shotgun sequence:
- the LOC120635190 gene encoding histone H1B-like: MSDAAVASEATAPATPAKKPKASAGAGGAAAKKPKAKPTHPKTSEMVNSAIKELKERSGSSLQAIKKYIAAQYKVDAEKMAPFIRKYLKSAVESGALIQTKGKGASGSFKLESKSSSAKKPAGGKAAASAVAGRSKKVASASVAAGARSGKKTAAAAAAAAAASPSKAKTAAATARDKKAAAAAKRKKPAAKKASAAASPAKAKGAVSKAKKTAKPPTKKPKAPKPKKAAPKAKPAAKKAAAAKK; this comes from the coding sequence atgtccGACGCCGCAGTAGCATCCGAAGCAACAGCGCCCGCGACTCCCGCGAAGAAACCGAAGGCATCCGCGGGAGCCGGAGGCGCCGCGGCCAAGAAGCCAAAGGCAAAGCCCACCCACCCTAAGACATCGGAGATGGTGAACAGCGCGATCAAGGAGCTCAAGGAGAGGAGCGGCTCATCGCTGCAGGCGATCAAGAAATACATCGCCGCCCAGTACAAGGTGGACGCGGAGAAGATGGCGCCGTTCATCAGGAAGTATCTGAAGAGCGCCGTCGAGTCCGGCGCGCTGATCCAGACAAAGGGAAAGGGCGCATCCGGCTCGTTCAAGCTGGAATCCAAATCGTCGTCGGCCAAGAAACCCGCGGGCGGCAAGGCCGCCGCGTCCGCCGTCGCCGGCCGCTCCAAGAAGGTCGCATCGGCGTCTGTCGCCGCCGGCGCCAGGAGCGGTAAGAAGACCGCCGCAGCCGCCGCCGCCGCGGCAGCGGCGTCTCCCTCGAAGGCCAAGACCGCGGCCGCCACCGCCAGGGACAAGAAAGCCGCCGCCGCCGCAAAGAGGAAGAAGCCCGCCGCAAAGAAGGCCTCCGCCGCCGCCTCCCCGGCCAAAGCGAAGGGCGCCGTCTCCAAGGCGAAAAAGACCGCTAAGCCGCCGACGAAGAAGCCCAAAGCGCCCAAACCTAAGAAGGCGGCGCCCAAGGCGAAACCCGCCGCCAAGAAGGCCGCCGCTGCGAAGAAGTAA
- the LOC120635197 gene encoding histone H2B, which produces MPPKTSGKAAKKSGKAQKNISKSDKRKKKHKRKESYAIYIYKVLKQVHPDTGISSKAMSIMNSFVNDIFERIAAEASRLAHYNKRSTITSREVQTSVRLLLPGELAKHAVSEGTKAVTKYTSSK; this is translated from the coding sequence ATGCCACCCAAGACTAGCGGAAAGGCCGCTAAGAAATCTGGCAAGGCCCAGAAGAACATTTCCAAATCGGACAAGAGAAAGAAGAAGCACAAGAGGAAGGAGAGCTATGCCATTTACATCTACAAGGTGCTCAAGCAGGTCCACCCCGACACCGGTATCTCCAGTAAGGCTATGTCGATCATGAACTCGTTCGTGAACGACATATTCGAACGCATCGCTGCAGAGGCTTCCCGTCTCGCCCACTACAACAAGAGGTCGACGATCACCTCCAGGGAGGTGCAGACTTCGGTGAGGCTTTTGCTGCCCGGAGAGCTGGCCAAGCACGCAGTCAGTGAAGGCACCAAAGCTGTCACCAAGTACACCAGCTCGAAGTGA
- the LOC120635194 gene encoding histone H2A, with amino-acid sequence MSGRGKGGKVKGKVKSRSNRAGLQFPVGRIHRLLRKGNYAERVGAGAPVYLAAVMEYLAAEVLELAGNAARDNKKTRIIPRHLQLAIRNDEELNKLLSGVTIAQGGVLPNIQAVLLPKKTEKKA; translated from the coding sequence ATGTCCGGCCGTGGTAAAGGCGGTAAAGTTAAGGGAAAGGTTAAGTCCCGTTCCAATCGCGCCGGTCTTCAGTTTCCCGTCGGACGTATACACAGGCTGCTGAGGAAGGGTAACTACGCCGAACGCGTCGGTGCCGGAGCGCCTGTCTATCTCGCTGCCGTGATGGAGTACCTGGCAGCCGAAGTATTGGAGTTGGCCGGTAACGCGGCACGTGACAACAAGAAGACTAGGATCATACCTAGACATCTTCAGCTGGCCATACGCAATGACGAGGAACTTAACAAGCTTCTGTCCGGCGTAACCATCGCACAGGGTGGTGTACTGCCGAACATACAGGCGGTACTGTTGCCCAAGAAGACAGAGAAGAAAGCCTAA
- the LOC120635192 gene encoding histone H3: MARTKQTARKSTGGKAPRKQLATKAARKSAPATGGVKKPHRYRPGTVALREIRRYQKSTELLIRKLPFQRLVREIAQDFKTDLRFQSSAVMALQEASEAYLVGLFEDTNLCAIHAKRVTIMPKDIQLARRIRGERA; the protein is encoded by the coding sequence ATGGCACGTACGAAGCAAACCGCCCGCAAGTCCACCGGTGGTAAAGCGCCACGCAAACAGCTGGCCACCAAGGCTGCGCGTAAGAGCGCCCCGGCGACCGGCGGTGTCAAGAAGCCCCATCGTTATAGGCCCGGCACCGTGGCCCTCCGTGAGATCCGTCGCTACCAGAAGAGCACAGAGCTCCTGATCCGCAAGCTTCCGTTCCAACGTCTAGTGCGCGAGATCGCCCAGGACTTCAAGACCGACCTCCGCTTCCAGAGCTCCGCCGTTATGGCCCTCCAGGAGGCCAGCGAGGCTTATCTCGTGGGACTCTTCGAAGATACGAACCTTTGCGCCATCCACGCTAAGCGTGTCACCATCATGCCAAAGGATATCCAACTCGCGCGCAGGATCAGAGGCGAACGCGCCTAA